The following nucleotide sequence is from Capsicum annuum cultivar UCD-10X-F1 unplaced genomic scaffold, UCD10Xv1.1 ctg69981, whole genome shotgun sequence.
aaactctgttgggagcgctgccaccttaatgggcctgCAACGCGCGATTTGAATTAATCGGAACTCCAATGCGGGCACCGGACACCAGAtagaaaaccaaaagaaaaaaaaaaactaaaggtGCTCTTTCTTGATTTTGCAAACACAAAATTTGCCCATATACATTACACAGTTACACATGATTTTTCTTCATGAAACTCTCACTTGCATTGTGCACAGTGACGGATCTACATACAATTCAGGGGTCATCCGAACCCCTTCAtcagaaaattatactatttttatatggttaaaaatatttatatatatatatatatatatagtagatgttgaactccctcgactagtccgtatatttacttctTAATTCCTTCAGCGAAAATTCTGGCTCCGATTGTGCAATTTCACTAGAACTTGACCACTTCAGACACTATTTCCACTCCAGTTTTGATCATCTCCAACATGAGAATATAATcttctaatgatgatgatgatgatggcgGCGGCGAGGTGTCTTGTTCAACGATTACTTTATCTCCcaatatatgtgaaaaatttgCAGTTCCAAAATTCCCAGATGAATTATCGTTCCTATCCACTGTAAAACTATATTTAGCACCTTTATTACCAAGCGGTTTTATACTGAGGTTTAAATGACCAACGTACTTATCATCTGAGAAACTCCTCTGACAAAAGAACTCAATCTTGACACGAATATTATCGATGTGTATCTCGGGCACGAAGAAGCGAAATGTGGCATTCCACACAGGATTCGTCTTGTTCACAAGATCCACTTTCGTGTACTTGCTCTTTCCTGCTATTGTAACCTTCGCGTAAACTTTCATTTCTCCCAATAGACGAACATCTTTGAGGTCGCTAGCAGAATGGACGGTAAAATAGAAATTCCGTGCCTCCATATTGTTACGCGTTTCAAGTAGCACGACACTAAGTTTTTGCTGAAATACAACGTATAGTTTATCGCCCCTCCCAAAAAACAAAAGTAGCACAATATCTTTAGTGACAAtttctttctaaattttttagATGCATGAAAAATGTTATACCAAGTCATCTATTTATAGTGTCTTACTTAACAAATCCCAAGATGGTCGAGGATAGgagtgttcatgggtcggttatTAATCAAAATCATAGCCATATCAATTTAGTCGTTGTTTTTAAATTGAGTTTAAGTTTGATGCACATATCATTggtgtactttatttttataccaTCATGTAACTTTTAACTATTATAACGGGTCATTCATTTTTTACACCTACAGACATAgagtgaaaaattgaaaaataaaatagaagtagtCTTCAACAAGTATCAACCTTTAGTCAAAGGTTTCACGGTCCAATCTTGTTGACTACAAGTCATCTTTGGTAGCCTAATGTAAACTTGAGGGGCGGCTAACCTCCTTGCTGGCTTAAGACAAAAATTAAACGgggtttaaatttaaaaaaatatatatatatttgataaattttataaattttaaatatcttgagatgcaaaattgttaatattttttatagttgatttcttctaataattctttttttgttAATATAACTAATACACTTAATCTTTTTTAAGATaatactttaaaatttaaatacattaaacttttaataattctttacttttatataaGAAGTTTATTTGTTTTTAC
It contains:
- the LOC107853193 gene encoding protein SRC2 homolog; the encoded protein is MEARNFYFTVHSASDLKDVRLLGEMKVYAKVTIAGKSKYTKVDLVNKTNPVWNATFRFFVPEIHIDNIRVKIEFFCQRSFSDDKYVGHLNLSIKPLGNKGAKYSFTVDRNDNSSGNFGTANFSHILGDKVIVEQDTSPPPSSSSSLEDYILMLEMIKTGVEIVSEVVKF